The following proteins are encoded in a genomic region of Dokdonia donghaensis DSW-1:
- the ftsY gene encoding signal recognition particle-docking protein FtsY, with protein MSFFKKIFSKEKKETLDKGLEKTKTSFFDKMSKAVAGKSKVDDDVLDNLEEVLVTSDVGVKTTLKVITRIEERVAKDKYVGTDELNRILREEIAGLLSETNTGNATEFEIPSQNKPHVIMVVGVNGVGKTTTIGKLAYQFKKQGKKVVLGAADTFRAAAIDQLQVWADRVDVPIVKQQMGSDPASVAFDALESGVKQDADVIIIDTAGRLHNKVNLMNELTKVKRVMQKVVGDAPHDVLLVLDGSTGQNAFEQAKQFTAATEVTSLAVTKLDGTAKGGVVIGISDQFQIPVKYIGVGEGIEDLQVFNKVEFVDSFFK; from the coding sequence ATGAGTTTCTTCAAGAAAATATTTTCAAAAGAAAAAAAAGAAACCCTTGATAAAGGGCTAGAGAAGACAAAAACGAGCTTCTTTGATAAGATGAGTAAGGCAGTTGCCGGAAAGTCTAAGGTAGATGATGATGTACTTGATAATCTTGAAGAAGTTCTTGTTACTAGTGATGTGGGTGTAAAAACCACGCTTAAAGTAATCACGCGTATAGAAGAGCGTGTGGCCAAAGATAAGTATGTAGGTACAGATGAGCTTAACAGGATACTACGTGAAGAAATTGCCGGTCTACTAAGTGAGACAAACACAGGTAACGCAACCGAATTTGAAATCCCATCGCAAAATAAACCACACGTGATTATGGTGGTAGGTGTAAACGGTGTAGGAAAAACAACCACTATAGGAAAGCTTGCTTACCAATTTAAAAAGCAAGGTAAAAAGGTGGTACTAGGTGCGGCAGATACGTTTAGAGCGGCAGCGATAGATCAGTTACAGGTATGGGCAGATCGAGTAGATGTACCTATTGTAAAACAACAAATGGGAAGTGACCCAGCCTCAGTAGCCTTTGACGCATTAGAGAGTGGCGTAAAACAAGATGCAGATGTGATTATTATTGACACTGCCGGGAGATTACACAATAAGGTGAACCTTATGAACGAGCTTACTAAGGTGAAGCGTGTGATGCAAAAGGTAGTGGGAGATGCTCCTCACGATGTACTTCTTGTACTTGATGGTTCTACAGGTCAAAACGCCTTTGAACAAGCAAAACAATTTACAGCAGCTACAGAGGTGACTTCGCTAGCAGTAACAAAACTAGATGGTACCGCAAAGGGTGGTGTGGTTATAGGAATTTCTGATCAGTTTCAAATCCCTGTAAAATACATTGGAGTAGGAGAAGGTATAGAAGATTTACAAGTCTTTAATAAAGTAGAGTTTGTAGATAGTTTCTTTAAATAG
- a CDS encoding amidase family protein, protein MKYLYTLALATALFSCKNEAPTTAAETTPRYVWEAYNDSLDIAKTQALENSRMHLKLVNAKGLDKNDIWKDLNGEINTLSRKRISEISPLILEQDIPTIQKHVKNGDYSYEELTLFYLNRIARFESDNNLALNGVIALNKEVVKEARALDTKDKSTIDEYSVYGMPILLKDNIGAAGMPTTAGSVALTDNNAGDAFITKRLKEENAIILGKANLSEWAYFLCSGCPVGYSAVGGQTINPYGRLQFESGGSSSGSGVSVAANYAVAAIGSETSGSILSPSSQNNLVGLKPTIGLLSRSGIVPISSHLDTPGPMTKNVVDNAIVLQALTGKDAADSYSYASSGNYVQAVKEGNLEGKYLGVIKGYLQDSTYAAAINKLKETKATLVEVDMERVNMPGFLSILNIDMKNDLPTYYDAEVAPTVKNRNIEELISFNNQDSLARIPYGQQLFKGIVADSTTDTELKAIKENLMQVTQAYFQDPLSKHPEAGGQLDAILSINNYDAGYAAAAHYPALTVPMGFTSQGEPKGITIITPSKQEEVIYNIAVGVERTLNARTLPEGYQE, encoded by the coding sequence ATGAAATACTTGTATACCCTCGCGCTCGCAACGGCGCTTTTTTCTTGTAAAAACGAAGCTCCTACTACTGCGGCAGAAACAACTCCGCGATATGTTTGGGAAGCTTATAATGACTCCCTAGATATTGCAAAAACGCAAGCCCTTGAAAATAGCAGAATGCACCTCAAGCTTGTAAACGCAAAGGGGCTCGATAAAAATGATATTTGGAAAGATCTTAATGGGGAGATAAATACGCTTTCGCGAAAGCGTATCTCAGAAATCTCTCCGCTTATTTTAGAACAAGATATCCCGACCATCCAGAAGCACGTTAAAAATGGAGATTACTCATACGAAGAACTGACCCTATTTTATCTAAATCGTATTGCGCGTTTTGAAAGTGATAACAACTTAGCGCTTAACGGAGTCATCGCTCTGAATAAAGAAGTGGTGAAGGAAGCGAGAGCACTTGATACTAAAGATAAATCTACCATAGATGAATATTCTGTGTACGGTATGCCTATACTTTTAAAAGATAACATTGGCGCAGCGGGAATGCCCACAACAGCAGGATCTGTAGCACTCACAGATAATAATGCAGGTGATGCATTTATTACCAAACGCCTCAAAGAAGAAAATGCTATAATACTAGGTAAAGCCAACTTGAGTGAGTGGGCTTACTTTTTATGTTCGGGTTGTCCAGTAGGTTATAGTGCTGTAGGTGGTCAGACCATAAATCCGTACGGTCGTTTACAATTTGAGTCAGGAGGATCAAGTTCTGGATCTGGGGTGAGCGTAGCGGCAAATTATGCCGTAGCCGCCATAGGGTCTGAAACGAGTGGTTCTATACTATCACCTTCTAGCCAAAATAACCTAGTGGGGCTTAAACCTACCATCGGTCTTTTAAGTCGTAGTGGGATTGTACCTATTTCTAGTCACCTTGACACACCTGGTCCTATGACAAAGAATGTAGTGGATAATGCGATTGTACTACAAGCGCTCACAGGTAAAGACGCTGCAGATTCTTATAGTTATGCATCTAGTGGTAATTATGTACAAGCTGTTAAAGAAGGGAACCTTGAAGGAAAATATCTTGGTGTTATAAAGGGATACTTGCAAGACAGTACGTATGCCGCGGCTATCAATAAGCTTAAGGAAACAAAAGCCACACTTGTTGAGGTAGATATGGAGCGAGTTAATATGCCTGGTTTTCTGTCTATCTTAAATATAGATATGAAAAATGATCTCCCTACTTATTACGATGCAGAGGTTGCCCCTACAGTAAAAAATAGAAATATAGAGGAGCTCATTTCATTTAATAATCAAGATAGTCTTGCGCGTATTCCTTACGGACAACAGCTTTTTAAAGGTATCGTTGCAGATAGCACAACCGATACAGAGCTTAAAGCAATCAAAGAAAACCTTATGCAGGTTACTCAAGCATATTTTCAAGACCCACTAAGCAAACACCCCGAAGCTGGTGGTCAACTAGACGCCATACTTTCTATAAATAATTATGATGCTGGCTATGCCGCAGCGGCACACTATCCGGCACTTACAGTCCCTATGGGTTTCACTTCACAAGGAGAGCCTAAGGGAATTACCATCATCACTCCATCTAAGCAGGAAGAAGTGATTTATAATATCGCGGTAGGAGTAGAGCGCACACTTAATGCTAGAACACTACCAGAAGGATATCAGGAGTAA
- a CDS encoding serine hydrolase domain-containing protein translates to MRATLILFYILESYHKASMMRYLYFLLLISLSCSTTDNEIITNDTIIITDDTIAEEPDDTGETNNLYFPPITGDTWEVTGPSTLNWNLAALQDLTDYVAENNSNAFIILKDGKIVVENYYQDTDATTSHRWNSAAKTLTAYTVGIAQQEGYLSINDASSNYLGTGWTTMTPEQEAAVTIRNQLTMTSGGDYTVDDTNCSDPECLLYLNDAGAEWYYHNAFYTLLQDVVTAAVPDDFNTYYDNKLKSQTGMTGAWVPFGYFRLYFSTARSMARFGLLTLNEGNWDGNQLIDASYFTEMTTPSQDINEAYGYLWWLNGQDSYRLPSTTTTFTGKLIPTAPDDLIAGLGKDDQKVYVLPSEGLVVIRLGDATEESLLGPSGFDTDLWEKIMTVIQ, encoded by the coding sequence ATGAGAGCTACATTAATCCTTTTTTATATTTTAGAGTCCTATCATAAAGCCTCAATGATGCGTTACCTATATTTCTTATTGCTTATAAGTCTATCGTGTTCAACAACAGATAATGAAATCATTACAAATGATACAATTATTATAACTGACGATACCATCGCAGAAGAGCCAGATGATACTGGCGAGACTAATAATCTATACTTCCCTCCTATAACAGGTGACACCTGGGAAGTAACAGGACCGTCTACTCTTAACTGGAATCTTGCAGCCTTACAAGATCTTACTGATTATGTAGCAGAAAATAATAGCAACGCTTTTATTATCCTTAAAGATGGAAAAATAGTAGTAGAGAATTATTATCAAGATACAGACGCAACCACGAGCCATCGCTGGAATAGCGCTGCAAAAACGCTCACGGCTTATACCGTAGGTATTGCACAACAAGAAGGCTACTTATCTATAAATGATGCTTCCAGCAATTATCTAGGCACGGGATGGACTACTATGACTCCAGAACAGGAAGCAGCGGTAACAATACGTAACCAACTCACGATGACCAGTGGAGGAGACTATACAGTAGACGATACCAACTGCTCTGACCCTGAGTGTCTGCTGTACCTGAATGATGCTGGTGCCGAGTGGTACTATCATAACGCTTTTTACACCTTATTACAAGACGTAGTAACAGCAGCTGTACCCGATGATTTTAATACCTACTATGACAATAAGCTTAAGTCACAAACTGGTATGACGGGTGCTTGGGTGCCTTTTGGCTATTTTAGATTATACTTTAGTACAGCTCGAAGTATGGCGCGTTTTGGACTACTCACGCTCAATGAAGGAAATTGGGACGGAAATCAACTAATAGATGCCTCATATTTTACAGAAATGACAACGCCTTCTCAAGATATTAATGAGGCTTACGGATATTTATGGTGGCTTAATGGGCAAGACAGCTATAGACTACCCAGCACCACGACAACATTTACAGGAAAATTAATCCCTACTGCTCCAGATGATCTTATCGCTGGTTTAGGTAAAGATGATCAAAAAGTATATGTTTTACCTAGTGAAGGACTAGTAGTAATACGCCTAGGCGATGCAACTGAAGAGTCATTATTAGGTCCATCTGGTTTTGATACAGATTTATGGGAAAAAATAATGACTGTTATCCAATAG